One window of the Candidatus Polarisedimenticolia bacterium genome contains the following:
- a CDS encoding DUF4386 domain-containing protein has protein sequence MKHQDGSMISTQSQARRSGLLYALASSLAPFAYLYVPGVLLVEGSALATVDRVRASENLLRAAIVAELYGVTVLLFASLALYHLFKNVDQKSSFLMAAMMLVSVPISYVNTLFNIAPLVLLKSPAIGAVLGPGETAAQVVLFLRLHNYGLVVNQIFWGLWLFPMGALVIRSGFIPRWLAYPLFFAGAGYVINSFGAFLPPWMRAVTQYGQILGVGEMPFTFYLLIWGARGCPLDRLATFLVVLSFVIGTGALVLLNIGRIDPTRYAILVLASLAVIFGLVIRWRWLESSTATAAART, from the coding sequence ATGAAACACCAAGACGGATCCATGATTTCGACGCAGAGTCAGGCCCGACGCTCCGGGCTGCTGTATGCACTGGCAAGCTCCCTCGCACCCTTCGCCTACCTTTACGTCCCCGGCGTCCTCCTGGTCGAGGGCAGCGCCCTCGCGACCGTCGATCGGGTACGCGCCTCGGAGAACCTGCTCCGCGCGGCTATCGTCGCAGAGCTCTATGGGGTGACCGTCCTCCTATTCGCGAGCCTCGCGCTGTACCACCTCTTCAAAAACGTCGACCAAAAGAGCTCCTTCCTCATGGCCGCAATGATGCTGGTATCGGTGCCGATCTCTTACGTCAATACCTTGTTCAACATCGCGCCTCTCGTCCTCCTCAAGAGTCCCGCGATTGGGGCGGTCCTCGGGCCGGGAGAGACAGCGGCCCAGGTGGTGCTCTTCCTGCGGCTGCACAACTACGGACTCGTCGTCAACCAGATCTTCTGGGGGCTGTGGCTGTTTCCGATGGGCGCCCTCGTAATACGCTCAGGGTTTATCCCGCGATGGCTGGCGTACCCGCTCTTCTTCGCGGGCGCCGGGTATGTGATCAATTCGTTCGGAGCGTTCTTGCCGCCTTGGATGCGGGCCGTCACTCAGTACGGCCAGATCCTGGGGGTGGGTGAGATGCCCTTCACCTTCTATCTCCTGATCTGGGGCGCGCGGGGATGTCCCTTGGATCGACTCGCCACGTTTTTGGTGGTGCTGTCTTTCGTGATCGGTACCGGGGCGCTCGTGTTGCTGAACATCGGGCGTATCGACCCGACCCGGTACGCCATCCTTGTGCTGGCTTCTTTGGCCGTCATCTTCGGGCTCGTGATCCGCTGGCGTTGGTTGGAGTCTTCAACAGCCACGGCGGCGGCGCGGACATGA
- a CDS encoding helix-turn-helix transcriptional regulator, which produces MAIAVKLDDLLHDRRMTLTELADRVGMTLANLSILKTGKARAIRFTTLDAICEALSCQPGDILRFEAKRAEPEPRPVASKRSASR; this is translated from the coding sequence ATGGCGATCGCCGTCAAGCTCGACGACCTTCTCCACGACCGGCGAATGACGCTGACGGAGCTCGCGGACCGGGTTGGAATGACGCTTGCCAACCTCTCGATTCTCAAGACCGGCAAAGCACGCGCCATCCGCTTCACGACGCTCGATGCGATCTGCGAAGCGCTGTCGTGCCAGCCTGGCGACATTCTCCGCTTCGAGGCCAAGCGCGCGGAACCCGAGCCGCGGCCGGTAGCGAGCAAACGGAGCGCAAGCCGATGA
- a CDS encoding DUF2975 domain-containing protein produces MSKPVSSSAALPITYVVLRILIVLNWLMAAAILALLFIMPNRQWIMSSFDLSPSPDAERLVWGLRAVAMLGLVAIPLNYLILKRLLAIVETVRAGDPFVATNARHLQVIAWTLLAVQLLSIVIGAIGKIISTPAHPVNLNAGFSINGWLAVLLTFLLARVFAEGTLMRDDLEGTI; encoded by the coding sequence ATGTCCAAGCCTGTCTCGTCCTCCGCCGCCCTGCCGATTACCTACGTCGTGCTGCGCATACTCATCGTTCTGAACTGGTTGATGGCAGCAGCAATCCTGGCGCTGTTGTTCATCATGCCCAACAGGCAATGGATTATGTCGTCTTTCGATCTTTCCCCTTCGCCGGACGCGGAGCGGCTCGTATGGGGCCTCCGCGCGGTCGCCATGCTCGGTCTCGTAGCAATCCCATTGAACTACTTGATCCTGAAGCGGCTTCTCGCGATTGTCGAGACAGTTCGCGCGGGAGATCCCTTCGTCGCCACGAATGCGCGGCACCTGCAAGTGATCGCCTGGACCCTGCTCGCGGTTCAGCTGCTCAGCATCGTCATCGGTGCCATCGGCAAGATCATTTCGACCCCGGCGCATCCCGTGAATCTCAACGCCGGCTTTTCGATCAACGGCTGGCTCGCCGTCCTCCTCACCTTCCTGCTGGCGCGGGTGTTCGCGGAAGGCACGCTCATGCGTGACGACCTCGAAGGGACGATCTGA
- a CDS encoding Kazal-type serine protease inhibitor family protein has protein sequence MKILAGMILGFLLLAGSSSKPVQETRSKEGEACAGVEGHQCEEGLWCDLQGRCDDQEAGGVCVKISQTCTDEAKPVCGCDNHTYPNDCERQRVRVQKNHEGACEKEQPPTPGS, from the coding sequence GTGAAGATACTTGCCGGCATGATTCTAGGATTCCTTCTTCTGGCGGGCTCATCCAGCAAACCCGTTCAGGAAACTCGCAGCAAGGAAGGCGAGGCCTGCGCAGGCGTCGAGGGCCATCAATGCGAGGAGGGGCTGTGGTGCGATCTGCAGGGACGGTGTGACGATCAGGAGGCTGGTGGCGTTTGCGTCAAGATATCCCAGACGTGCACCGACGAAGCCAAACCTGTGTGCGGCTGCGACAATCACACTTATCCCAACGATTGCGAGCGCCAGCGGGTTCGGGTCCAGAAGAACCACGAAGGCGCCTGCGAGAAGGAACAGCCCCCGACGCCCGGCAGCTGA
- a CDS encoding FAD-binding oxidoreductase translates to MEKMRNPFYLGDQPGGTEVSGWLDAWTPAPSAYGIAARTTADVVAGVDFARRHNLRLVVKGTGHSYLGTSNAPDSLLIWTRAMNKVMLHDGFVGQRCGKNAAPSPAVSAGAGCMWIDLYNAVTTQAGRYVQGGGCTTVGVAGLVQSGGFGSFSKGFGSAAAGLLEAEVVTADGRVRIANACTNPDLFWALKGGGGGSWGVVTRVTLRTHRLPESFGFAAGSIQAQSDAAFRQLIGRAMDLYRDKLFNPHWGEQMKLGPDNTLELSMVCQGLSDDQITQVWRPFFEWVNSEKDLKASDLNTGARPARPWWDVVARKKRGSKAMISDPRPGASETHAWWSGDQDQVGAFIHGYDSMWLPASLLEDGRREQLVEALFAASRHKKVEMHFNKGIAGAPPEAVAATRATATNPEVTKAFVLVIIADGERPAYPGLERPAIEVDAARRNAREIDLAAAELRKIAPGSGSYVSESNFFNAAWQKEYWGTNYARLQAVKKQYDPDGLFIVHHGVGSEEWSPDGFTKVS, encoded by the coding sequence ATGGAGAAGATGCGCAATCCGTTCTACCTCGGCGATCAGCCCGGAGGGACGGAGGTGTCGGGTTGGCTGGATGCGTGGACCCCGGCACCGAGCGCCTACGGCATCGCGGCCCGCACCACAGCCGACGTGGTCGCCGGGGTGGATTTCGCCCGCCGGCACAATCTGCGTCTGGTGGTGAAAGGCACGGGGCACAGTTACCTGGGGACCTCGAACGCTCCCGATTCCCTCCTGATCTGGACGCGAGCGATGAACAAGGTGATGCTGCACGATGGTTTTGTCGGCCAGAGATGCGGGAAGAACGCAGCGCCCAGCCCGGCAGTCAGCGCAGGGGCGGGATGCATGTGGATCGATCTCTACAACGCGGTGACGACCCAGGCCGGGCGCTACGTGCAGGGCGGCGGCTGTACGACCGTCGGAGTCGCCGGTCTGGTACAAAGCGGTGGATTCGGCTCCTTTTCCAAGGGATTCGGCAGCGCGGCCGCGGGACTGCTCGAAGCAGAGGTGGTCACCGCCGACGGCCGGGTGCGGATTGCGAATGCGTGCACGAATCCGGATCTCTTCTGGGCCCTCAAGGGAGGCGGGGGCGGCAGCTGGGGCGTCGTCACACGGGTGACGCTGCGCACGCACCGGCTTCCGGAGAGCTTTGGCTTCGCCGCCGGCTCCATCCAGGCGCAATCGGATGCCGCCTTCCGGCAGCTCATCGGCCGCGCCATGGACCTCTACCGCGACAAGCTTTTCAATCCGCACTGGGGCGAGCAGATGAAGCTGGGACCGGACAATACCCTGGAGCTCTCGATGGTGTGCCAGGGGCTCAGCGATGATCAGATCACTCAGGTGTGGAGGCCGTTTTTCGAATGGGTGAATAGCGAGAAGGACCTCAAGGCATCGGACCTCAACACGGGAGCGCGGCCGGCCCGGCCCTGGTGGGACGTGGTCGCCAGAAAGAAACGGGGAAGCAAGGCGATGATCAGCGACCCGAGGCCCGGGGCGTCCGAGACCCATGCCTGGTGGAGCGGCGACCAGGACCAGGTGGGCGCCTTCATCCATGGGTACGATTCGATGTGGCTTCCGGCCTCGCTCCTGGAAGACGGCAGGCGAGAACAACTTGTCGAGGCGCTGTTCGCTGCCAGCCGTCACAAGAAAGTCGAGATGCACTTCAACAAGGGAATCGCCGGGGCGCCGCCGGAAGCGGTGGCGGCAACCAGGGCCACGGCGACCAACCCGGAGGTCACGAAGGCGTTTGTGCTGGTCATCATCGCCGATGGCGAGCGCCCGGCGTATCCGGGGTTGGAGCGCCCCGCGATTGAAGTGGATGCCGCGCGCAGGAACGCTCGCGAGATCGACCTGGCTGCCGCCGAGCTTCGCAAGATCGCGCCGGGTTCCGGCTCCTACGTCTCGGAGAGCAATTTCTTCAACGCCGCGTGGCAGAAGGAGTACTGGGGCACGAACTACGCGCGGCTGCAGGCGGTGAAAAAGCAATACGATCCGGATGGATTGTTCATCGTCCATCACGGCGTGGGCAGCGAGGAGTGGAGCCCCGACGGCTTCACGAAGGTCTCCTGA
- a CDS encoding SRPBCC domain-containing protein, producing the protein MPVKKEANGRRSIQVEVEVPGTPEQVWQAIATGPGISAWFVPTEMIEPGPDGKPTKMKMEFAPGMESAASITAYDAPRRLAAEDSWGPDSPVIATEWTVEARSGGTCLVRVVHSLFAETDDWDNQLEGVENGWPGFFRILKNYLANFRGQRSASIQAMGMGGSSVAEVWSKLLSGLNLSDAREGQRVRATVNGASISGVVGTVVPIHKALKHEEATLQVHLDEPVPGVLALGANNCMGGPMATIYFYLYGNNADSVVKRDAEKWQGWMAEKFPMPQM; encoded by the coding sequence ATGCCTGTCAAGAAAGAAGCCAACGGACGTCGTTCCATCCAGGTCGAGGTCGAGGTGCCGGGCACTCCGGAGCAGGTCTGGCAGGCCATCGCCACCGGTCCGGGCATCAGCGCCTGGTTCGTGCCGACGGAAATGATCGAGCCCGGTCCCGACGGCAAGCCCACGAAGATGAAGATGGAGTTCGCTCCCGGCATGGAATCCGCCGCGAGCATTACAGCCTACGATGCGCCGCGCCGCCTGGCCGCGGAGGACAGCTGGGGACCGGACTCGCCGGTCATCGCCACCGAGTGGACGGTCGAAGCGCGTAGTGGCGGAACATGCCTCGTGCGCGTCGTCCATTCTCTCTTCGCGGAAACCGACGATTGGGACAATCAGCTCGAGGGCGTCGAGAACGGGTGGCCCGGCTTCTTCCGCATCCTCAAGAACTACCTGGCGAATTTCCGCGGACAGCGCAGCGCCTCGATCCAGGCGATGGGCATGGGCGGAAGCTCCGTCGCCGAGGTCTGGAGCAAGCTCCTCAGCGGGCTCAATCTCAGTGACGCGCGCGAAGGGCAGCGGGTGAGAGCGACGGTGAACGGCGCGTCGATCAGCGGAGTTGTCGGCACGGTCGTACCGATCCACAAGGCTCTCAAGCACGAAGAGGCGACTCTGCAGGTGCATCTGGATGAGCCGGTGCCGGGAGTGCTCGCCCTGGGTGCGAACAACTGCATGGGTGGGCCGATGGCGACGATCTACTTCTACCTCTACGGCAACAACGCGGATTCGGTCGTCAAGCGCGACGCCGAGAAGTGGCAGGGGTGGATGGCCGAGAAGTTCCCGATGCCGCAGATGTAG
- a CDS encoding serine/threonine-protein kinase has product MDEIALRIAESIADRYRIERKLGAGGMANVYLARDLRYDRDTAIKVMRPELAETLGVQRFLREIRLLAHLQHPNILSLVDSGEAGGLVYYVMPYLAGGSLRDRLNHERELPIADAIQILREAAGALAHAHSNGIVHRDIKPENILFNAGHVQVSDFGIARMISGDNPDHELATTLTAVGLTMGTPQYMAPEQAAGDPNTDHRADLYALGVLAYESLSGAPPFVAGSAAQLSMLRLTQEPAPLSRQRSSVPAALEEAVRRCLQVRPADRWQSAEELLAALDRAVRPDGTSISGSRRGGTITARMPVTETLARKLDRRSFDPRMIGDSLEYLDNQAESDVLVMMLNAVWLDGSDFETHLRTLPYHCIAPTLYGFEPRPRYRMALPLRDHILFLSELLSVTVKESNPSLVIVVGFSASGDFVLQLASSTPAGVRAPDGVLALGPNQGVETCFISRVLAKLESNDPVKLLAALRTISETASSVDEWMLLNGYLGRIMARFRDDLSPLCRLGRDLVQPFERDGPEAFAQMYREAAARARLVRCVFEDTDTCKGLLRTVLTDHMDRQILGEHHRDGSLLIEPTPSHFELIQPERIAAHLAAMVEELRAAKS; this is encoded by the coding sequence GTGGACGAGATAGCGCTGAGAATCGCCGAGTCCATTGCCGACCGTTACCGCATCGAGCGGAAGCTTGGCGCGGGAGGCATGGCGAACGTCTATCTGGCCCGCGACCTCCGGTACGATCGCGACACCGCGATCAAGGTGATGCGTCCTGAGCTGGCGGAGACCCTGGGAGTCCAGCGATTCCTGCGAGAGATCCGTCTCCTGGCGCATTTGCAGCACCCCAATATCCTCAGCCTCGTCGACTCCGGAGAAGCCGGGGGCCTGGTCTACTACGTCATGCCCTACCTTGCCGGCGGCTCGCTGCGTGATCGATTGAACCATGAGCGAGAGCTTCCCATTGCCGACGCTATCCAGATTCTGCGTGAGGCTGCCGGCGCGCTCGCGCACGCCCATTCGAACGGTATCGTGCATCGCGACATCAAGCCGGAGAACATCCTCTTCAACGCCGGTCACGTGCAGGTGTCGGACTTCGGCATCGCGCGGATGATCTCCGGGGACAACCCGGACCATGAGCTGGCCACGACGCTGACGGCCGTGGGACTGACGATGGGGACGCCGCAATACATGGCGCCCGAGCAGGCCGCCGGCGATCCCAATACGGATCACCGGGCCGACCTGTACGCTCTGGGCGTGCTGGCGTATGAGTCGCTTTCCGGCGCTCCGCCTTTCGTCGCGGGCAGCGCGGCGCAGCTCTCCATGCTGCGGCTGACCCAGGAGCCGGCGCCGCTGTCGAGGCAGCGCTCTTCCGTGCCCGCGGCGCTCGAGGAGGCGGTGAGACGCTGTCTCCAGGTGCGGCCTGCCGATCGATGGCAGTCCGCCGAGGAGCTTCTGGCCGCACTGGACCGGGCCGTCCGTCCGGACGGTACATCCATAAGCGGCTCGCGACGGGGAGGGACAATCACGGCACGAATGCCGGTCACCGAGACCCTCGCCCGCAAGCTGGATCGGCGCAGCTTCGATCCCAGAATGATCGGCGATTCGCTCGAGTATCTGGACAATCAGGCGGAAAGCGACGTGCTGGTCATGATGCTCAATGCGGTCTGGCTGGACGGATCCGACTTCGAGACGCACCTGCGCACGCTGCCTTACCACTGCATCGCGCCTACCTTGTACGGATTCGAGCCCCGGCCGCGATACCGCATGGCTCTGCCGCTGCGCGACCACATCCTTTTCCTCTCTGAGCTCCTGAGCGTGACGGTGAAGGAAAGCAACCCTTCACTGGTGATTGTCGTGGGGTTTTCCGCCTCGGGAGACTTCGTGCTGCAGCTCGCTTCCAGCACGCCCGCCGGCGTTCGGGCGCCTGACGGGGTCCTCGCCCTGGGGCCCAATCAGGGGGTCGAGACCTGCTTCATCAGCCGCGTGCTTGCGAAGCTGGAAAGCAACGATCCCGTGAAGCTGCTGGCGGCCCTGCGGACCATCAGCGAAACAGCGTCGAGTGTCGACGAATGGATGCTGCTCAACGGTTATCTGGGTCGAATCATGGCCCGGTTCCGGGACGACCTGTCGCCGCTATGCCGTCTGGGCCGCGACCTGGTCCAGCCTTTCGAGCGGGACGGACCGGAAGCATTCGCTCAGATGTACCGGGAGGCCGCCGCCCGGGCGCGGCTCGTCCGCTGCGTCTTCGAGGATACCGACACCTGCAAGGGGCTTTTGCGGACTGTCCTCACGGATCACATGGACCGGCAGATTCTCGGTGAGCATCATCGTGACGGCTCACTCCTCATCGAGCCGACTCCGAGCCATTTCGAGCTCATCCAGCCCGAGCGAATCGCCGCGCATCTCGCTGCCATGGTCGAAGAGCTGCGCGCGGCAAAGAGCTAG
- a CDS encoding helix-turn-helix domain-containing protein, producing the protein MLGVQVIDDPASAAVALDPVRSRLLAELAEPASAAALAARLGIPRQKVNYHLRTLEAHKLVRVAKKRKWGGLTERLLVASAISYVVSPAAMGEAAADPGRTADRLSASYLIALAARMVQEVGGLLRRAQEQEKRLATLAIDTEVRFRSPEDRAVFTRELTGAVTQLVARYHDASAAGGRSHRLVLVAHPLPQKKSEAPN; encoded by the coding sequence ATGCTTGGCGTACAGGTCATCGACGACCCTGCTTCCGCGGCCGTGGCGCTGGACCCGGTCCGCAGCCGCTTGCTGGCGGAGCTGGCGGAACCGGCTTCGGCGGCTGCGCTGGCCGCGCGTCTGGGAATTCCCCGCCAGAAGGTCAACTATCACCTGCGGACCCTCGAGGCGCACAAGCTCGTTCGCGTCGCTAAGAAGCGCAAGTGGGGCGGGCTCACCGAGCGGCTGCTCGTCGCATCGGCGATCTCTTATGTGGTCTCCCCCGCCGCGATGGGAGAAGCGGCCGCCGATCCCGGGCGCACCGCGGATCGTCTCTCGGCGAGCTACCTGATCGCGCTGGCGGCGCGCATGGTGCAAGAGGTGGGCGGCCTGCTCCGTCGTGCCCAGGAGCAGGAAAAGCGTCTCGCGACCCTGGCCATCGACACCGAAGTCCGGTTCCGTTCGCCCGAGGACCGCGCCGTGTTCACCCGCGAGCTCACCGGGGCCGTCACGCAGCTGGTCGCCCGTTATCACGATGCCTCCGCGGCCGGCGGACGCTCTCATCGCCTCGTGCTCGTTGCCCATCCACTACCCCAGAAGAAATCGGAAGCCCCAAATTGA
- a CDS encoding polysaccharide deacetylase family protein — protein sequence MSLRSLGKSWPLSFRHIGVALGFVVSMVACHPGAVDPPQSPETRSKDATLAQSVPEVAVTVDDLPAHGPPTPGFDRMAIAERLLSAFDRHGLREVYGFVNGKRVADDPSLEAILRRWRQAGHPLGNHTYSHPNLNHLSLADYLADLEHGEEILKTLEPDAGLWKVFRYPFLFEGDTNEKRDGVREYLRGRGYVKAEVSIDADDWAFNAPFSRCTEQHDVAALAQLRRKFVDVHVEELRRMRELGHRLVHREVRQILLLHIGAADADAIKDLLTAYEREGVKWIDLQRALADDYYHLETGAPARFGAAFPYRVAKARGVPMEAPVYARDLEDDLERTCPAR from the coding sequence ATGAGCCTTCGAAGCCTTGGCAAATCGTGGCCACTCTCTTTCCGGCATATTGGCGTCGCGCTCGGGTTTGTGGTGTCGATGGTGGCCTGTCACCCTGGCGCCGTTGATCCACCTCAGTCTCCCGAGACCAGGTCGAAAGACGCGACGCTCGCACAGAGCGTGCCCGAGGTCGCGGTCACCGTCGATGATCTTCCTGCCCACGGTCCGCCGACGCCCGGGTTCGATCGTATGGCCATCGCCGAGCGTTTGCTCTCGGCGTTCGATCGACACGGACTCCGGGAAGTCTATGGCTTTGTCAACGGCAAGCGCGTCGCGGACGATCCGTCGCTGGAAGCGATCTTGCGTCGCTGGCGCCAAGCAGGGCATCCGCTGGGCAACCATACCTATTCTCACCCGAACCTGAACCATTTGAGTCTCGCGGATTACCTCGCCGATCTCGAGCATGGCGAGGAGATCTTGAAGACGCTCGAACCCGATGCCGGGCTCTGGAAGGTATTTCGCTATCCCTTCCTGTTCGAGGGGGACACGAATGAGAAGCGCGACGGCGTTCGCGAGTACCTGCGAGGGCGCGGTTACGTCAAGGCGGAGGTGAGCATCGACGCCGACGACTGGGCGTTCAACGCTCCCTTCTCGCGATGCACTGAACAGCATGATGTGGCCGCGCTCGCGCAGCTGCGTCGAAAGTTCGTCGATGTGCACGTCGAAGAGCTGCGCCGGATGCGCGAGCTCGGCCACCGGCTCGTGCATCGCGAAGTTCGTCAGATCCTGCTGCTTCACATCGGTGCAGCCGATGCGGATGCCATCAAAGATCTGCTGACCGCCTATGAGCGCGAAGGGGTGAAGTGGATCGACCTTCAAAGGGCGCTCGCCGACGACTACTATCACCTGGAAACGGGCGCTCCGGCTCGTTTTGGCGCCGCATTCCCTTATCGCGTCGCGAAGGCGCGCGGCGTCCCGATGGAGGCGCCTGTTTACGCACGCGACCTCGAGGACGATCTGGAACGCACCTGTCCCGCGAGGTGA